A single window of Lacerta agilis isolate rLacAgi1 chromosome 12, rLacAgi1.pri, whole genome shotgun sequence DNA harbors:
- the POMGNT2 gene encoding protein O-linked-mannose beta-1,4-N-acetylglucosaminyltransferase 2 produces MNIAAVLNALLVSLLAAVLWKYIKLRDHAFVLEEELVLTRQTQELSQVRIDYHAALQALVQDGTKMVCTGRMHTDRICRFESLCYSTEAEEFVFFHSNSSVMLPNLGSRRFQPALLDLSSVDDHNTQYFNFVELPSASLKYMPKPVFVPDVALIVNRFNPDNLMHVFHDDLLPIFYTMQQFPDLDPDARLFFMEGWGEGLHFELYKLLSTKQPLLKEQLKTLGRLLCFTKSYVGLSKITTWYQYGFVQPQGPKANILVSGNEIRQFTKFMTEKLNVSSEGMPGEEYIVVFSRTINRLIVNEAELILALAQEFQMKTITVSIEDHTFSDIVRLISNASMLVSMHGAQLAMSLFLPRGATVVELFPYAINPEHYTPYKTLSTLPGMDLQYIAWTNTEKENTVTYPDRPWDQGGIAHLDQAEQDRIVKSGEVPRHLCCRNPEWLFRIYQDTKVNVASLIQAIRQTVKTKPGPKRQKGTGGLYPGKVRDAKCQTSVQGTSEAKLSVSWQIPWNLKYLKVREVKYEVWIQEQGENTYIPFILSHQNHTFSDNIKPFANYLVWIRCIFNKNLLGPFADVLLCST; encoded by the coding sequence ATGAACATAGCAGCTGTGTTGAATGCCTTGCTGGTGTCTCTCCTCGCAGCCGTGCTGTGGAAATACATCAAGCTGCGAGATCACGCCTTCGTGTTGGAAGAGGAGCTGGTCCTCACTCGCCAGACGCAGGAGCTCTCTCAGGTCCGCATCGACTACCATGCGGCTCTTCAAGCCTTGGTCCAAGATGGCACCAAGATGGTGTGCACTGGGAGGATGCACACGGACCGGATCTGCCGTTTCGAATCCCTCTGCTACTCCACGGAGGCAGAGGAGTTTGTCTTCTTCCACAGCAACTCCTCCGTCATGCTCCCCAACCTGGGCTCCAGAAGATTCCAGCCTGCCCTCCTTGATCTGTCCTCGGTGGACGACCACAACACACAGTATTTCAACTTTGTAGAGCTGCCTTCCGCCTCGCTCAAATACATGCCCAAGCCGGTGTTTGTCCCCGACGTGGCCCTGATTGTGAATCGATTCAACCCGGATAACCTGATGCATGTTTTCCACGACGATCTCCTCCCGATCTTCTACACCATGCAGCAGTTCCCAGATTTGGACCCAGACGCCCGGTTGTTTTTCATGGAAGGCTGGGGGGAAGGCTTGCACTTTGAGCTGTACAAGCTGCTGAGCACCAAGCAACCGCTTTTGAAAGAGCAGCTGAAGACTCTGGGCCGCCTCCTTTGCTTTACCAAGTCGTACGTGGGCCTGTCCAAAATCACCACCTGGTACCAGTATGGGTTCGTCCAGCCCCAGGGGCCCAAGGCTAACATTCTGGTCTCTGGGAACGAGATCCGACAGTTCACCAAATTCATGACGGAGAAGCTGAACGTGAGTTCGGAAGGGATGCCCGGCGAAGAATATATTGTAGTTTTCAGCCGGACCATCAACAGGCTAATCGTCAACGAGGCAGAACTTATTCTGGCGCTGGCCCAGGAATTTCAGATGAAAACCATCACCGTTTCCATAGAAGACCACACTTTTTCAGATATCGTGCGCCTGATCAGCAATGCATCCATGCTGGTCAGCATGCACGGAGCACAGCTCGCGAtgtccctcttcctgcccagagGAGCCACTGTTGTGGAACTCTTCCCTTATGCCATAAACCCTGAGCATTACACGCCTTACAAAACACTGTCTACTCTCCCTGGCATGGACCTCCAGTACATTGCCTGGACGAACACCGAGAAGGAGAACACGGTGACTTATCCGGACCGGCCTTGGGATCAAGGAGGAATCGCCCACTTGGACCAAGCGGAGCAAGACCGTATCGTGAAAAGCGGCGAAGTTCCGCGGCACCTCTGCTGCCGCAACCCCGAGTGGCTTTTCCGCATCTACCAGGACACGAAAGTCAACGTTGCTTCCCTGATCCAGGCGATCAGGCAAACGGTGAAAACGAAGCCTGGGCCCAAGAGGCAGAAGGGGACGGGCGGCCTCTACCCGGGCAAAGTCAGAGATGCCAAGTGCCAAACCTCCGTCCAGGGCACCAGCGAAGCGAAACTCTCCGTCTCCTGGCAGATCCCTTGGAACCTGAAGTACCTGAAGGTAAGGGAAGTGAAGTACGAAGTGTGGATACAGGAGCAAGGGGAGAACACGTACATCCCTTTTATCTTGTCCCATCAGAACCACACCTTTTCCGACAACATCAAGCCCTTCGCAAACTACCTGGTGTGGATCCGTTGCATTTTCAACAAGAATCTCCTCGGACCCTTTGCGGATGTGCTGTTGTGCAGCACGTAA